The sequence below is a genomic window from Candidatus Binataceae bacterium.
AAGATCAAGGGCGCGCGCCATGGTTCACCTGCGCATAGATCCTGTCGACGACATCCCCGATGGTGCGTGCGGTCTTGAATTCAGACGACGAGATTTTGCGGCCGGTATATTCCTGCAGCTTGACCATTATGTCGACCGCGTCGATGCTGTCGAGGTCGAGGTCCTCAGCTAGGCGCGCATCCAGCGTGAGCTTTTCCGGCGGCAAGTCGAACAGTTCCTGCAGATATTTCGACAACAGCGCCGCAATCTCATCCTTAGAGACCATTAATGAGATTCCTGATCCGCCAGATATTGCGCGATGGTGCGCACGGTCTGGAAGATCGCGCGGATTTGTTCCTTCGAGCCCTGCACCTTCAGTCCGTACTTCCTGCGGATCGCGACGCCGAGCTCCAGGCCGTCGATGGAGTCAAGTCCGAGACCGGTTACGAACAAGGGTTCGTCGCTGTCGATGTCGTCGGGGGAGAGATCCTCGAGGTCAAGGGCGCTGACGATGAGCTCTTTCAGCTCGTGTTCGAGGTCAGCCATGATTTAACCTCGCACCAGAAACTAACCTCGCACAGTAGTCCGCTTGCAAATACGCGACGAGACTGCGTGCGCTGCGCGCGCGTGATTGGGTCCCCAGAAAGCGTCCCGGGTCGATCTCCTCGGCGACTTCGAGGCGAAAGTTGGGGCGTGACCGGGGGATTTTGTAGAACGGCTCGCCCTTGATCAACGTCACGGGTTCGCACGTGATGGTAACGGGCAGCAAGGTTGCGCCAGTCAGCGTCGCGATGTGCGCGAAGCCTCTTTGAAAGTGGATCGACTGACCCGGTACGGAGCGGGTGCCTTCGGGAAACACGATGAGATTACTGCCGGCCACCAAGATCTCGCGACACTTCTCGATCAATACCTCAGGTTCGTCGTCGTTGCGAATGTAACCCGCGGCGCGCACCGCCTCGCGCAGCAGGGGGTTGCGGAAGAGCTCGGGCTTCACGATGCACTTCGCTTCCGGCACCATCGCCATCAGCAGGACGATATCGATCAGCGTCGGGTGATTAGCGACTATCAGACTGCCGCGACAGGCTGAGAGTTTCTCGCCGCCGACGGTCTCGAGTTTCAGCACGCCCAGTGCGCGCAGTATCGCGAGGTAAAGGCGCAGGCTCGCGCGGATGACGGCTTGCGCGCGCCGGCTGCGGGCCTGCTCGTCGCGTATGGACAAGGTAGCGAGGGGAATCACCGCAATCGCAAGGACGAAGCCGCCGAGCCCAAGTAAGGCAAACGCTATCGCGGTCCAGCAGAGGCGCCACAGGTAGAAGCCACGGCTAAGCACAACGCCGCCAGCGCCACTGCGCGCGCTCCCCGACAAAGCTGCGTTCGCGCTCGCCTGAGAGCATGAAGCTGAGGAAATCGAGCGCCTGCGCGCTCGCCGAGAGCTGCACCGGCGCGCTCGCGTGCGACTCGAACGCGAACATCAAATCGTCGCCGTCGTCGCGCGGCGGCTCGAGCAGAAGCGCGAGGGCAAGGCAGTTGTCGACGCTGTCAGCGATCTCGTCATACGGCGGAGGCACGAGGTCGTCAAAATAAACCAGCATCACGGGAGCGCCGGATTCAGCCTGCAGGGAGGCGACGGCCTCCATCAGGCCGTAAGCAAAACTATCCGCGCCCGCGGCGATCGCGGTATGCCCGGCGGTGTTGCCCCAGATGATCGAGAGCAGGCCCGCGAGCGCATTGTGGACGGAAAGCGTGAAGTCTGTGGGCGACATCTGCTCGCTCGCGATCAGCGAACGCAGAACCCGCAGCGTCCGATCAAGCTCGCCGTGGCGCGAACAGAAGACCAGACGGGCCGTCCGCTGCTCGGAAAGCGCATAGCTCGCGCGAAAGGCCATCTGGCCAACCTTGCTGATGCGCCGGCGCAGCATCGGCGGCAAGGTTGCCGCGGTTCGTGCGTTATCCGGTTCGGGATTTCCCAAGCCGCGCGCCCAGGCGCGCCAAGCTTCGCGGGTCTCCAGCCCGAGCGCGTAAGCCATCCAGTCGGCGACGCGGAAGCGTGTCGCCGGGAACGCCTTGACCGCCGCAACGGTCATCACTGCAACTTCCGCGGCAGCTTCGGCGTCTTCCAAAACTGACAGCATGGTTTTGGCGTCTTCAACGATTCCGGCTGAAATTTACATCAGCATCGGAGATAAAGGTAGGGGGAGGGGCTGAAAGATAGACCGCGACGATGAACCCTGGCGCGGAAAGATCGGACACTTCGCGCGGCGTTTTCATGCTTGACGCCGCGGCCGGCGGAGTCTTGTCCTTCACTGAGCCGCGCGGCAGCCGCGCTCCACTAGTGTTATTTGGCGAGCTTGACGATTGTTCCTTGCAGCTCGACGTGCCCGCCGGTGCCGCCCGCGTGACACTCGTACTTGGTTTTGTCTGCGATCGGAGCCTCATGATAAAAGCTGTGGATATTGATGACCGCGTTACCGCCTCTGGTGGTGGCCTCGTTGCGCAGTTCAGACAAAGCGCCGATTGCCGCCGCCTGGCACCATTGCTGATCGGATTCGCCGCGCTTCTTGGCGATATTCTTGGCAACAGCGTCACCAAGGTTCTGCGCGGCTTTCGGCGCCGTCTGATCGGCAAAATAGAGCGCTACATCACTGCCGAGCTGTTTGAACGCCGGATCATTGACAACGTCCGCATTATTCAAAGTGTACGCATCGTTGCGCGCCGCGGCGCTCGCGGCTAGCGTCATCAAGGCCAGACCCATGAACAAGCTGCGTCGAAACATCGTCGCTTCAGCTCCTCCGCTGCGAAGACTCGGGTAACATTTCGTTGACGGAGGCTACCAAGCCCCAGTGGCCATAATCAACTCGGGCACGACCGCGATTAGCCCTTCGCCCGCGGGCGAGCCGTGCGATGTTTTGATTATCGGAGGAGGACCGTGCGGCTCGACCGCTGCCGCACTGATCGCGGCTGCCGGCAAGGACGTGGTTTTGCTCGAGAAGGAGGCGCATCCGCGCTTCCATATCGGCGAATCGCTGCTGCCGCGCAATCTTGCCGCGCTTGAGCGGCTCGGGATGCTCGAAGAAATCGCCGGCATGGGCGTGTTGAAACCGGGCGCTGAATTCATTTCGGACGAGACCGGCCGGAGCGTGGAATTCAACTTCGCGACCGGGCTCGATCGCGAATACACTTATAGTTACCAGGTCAAACGCGCAGATTTCGATCAAGCGCTATTCGCTAATGCACGCGGCAAGGGCGTCCGCACCTACGAGCACACTGCGGTCGCAGATGTGACCTTCGGCGCCGGCGGCGCGCGGGCGCGAGTGTCGGCCCGGAACTCGAATGGTATGCAGCTTTTCAGCCCCAAGCTGGTGCTCGACGCCTCCGGGCGCGACGCTTTTCTGGCGACCAAGTTCCGGCTGCTGGAAGCGGACAAGCGGAACTCCACGGCCGCGGTGTTCGCGCATTTCCGCATGGTGGAGCCGCGCGGCGGCCGATTGGCCGGGTCGATCAGCATTCACTTGGCCAGCGACGGATGGTTCTGGGTAATCCCGCTACCCGGCGGCATCATGAGCGTCGGGTTCGTCGGCGATCAGGCGGCCTTCAAAACTCGCCGTGGTACGATGGGGGATTTTTTCTTCGAGAAGCTGCGGAACAGCCGGATGGTCGGCCCGCGGATGCGGCGGGCCGAGCTGGTCTCGGAAGTGACGGCGACGGGAAACTATTCGTACTGCGCGCGGTCGGCGTGCGGAGAGGGTTACTTCCTGATGGGCGACGCCTTCGCCTTCGTCGATCCGGTGTTTTCCACCGGCGTCCTGCTGGCGATGACGGCGGGCGAGAGCGGCGCCGCCGTGGCGCTGCGCTGGCTCGACAATCCACGCGCCGGGCTGGCGCTCGCGCGCAAGGCCGAACGGCGCATGCGGCAAGCGCTGAACAAGATCTCGTGGCTGATTTACCGCATCAACCATCCGGTATTGCGCGATATGTTCATGGCGCCGAGCAACCGTTTTCGGATGCGCGCCGGGCTGGTTTCGATCCTGGCGGGCAACCTGCAACCGAGCTGGCGATATTCACCGCCTTTGCTCGCGTTCAAAGCTGCGTTCTTCGCACTGTCGCTGGCCTACCGCTTTGGCTTTCGACTGCCGGTGCCGACCGCTCCCGAGATGAATCCCGAGTGAGTGCGCCAGGCGCAAAGCGATCACTGCAGAGCCTTGACGCCGCCGCCCGCGACGAAGGGCGGGCGCGGCTTCACGTGGCGGAATCCCGCTTCGGCTTATGGTTTCTCGGCACTGAGATTTGGACCCGCCATGTGCTGCAACCCGCGCTCGCAGAACTCGACGGTCTGATCGAAAATCGACGTGCTTCTTATCCTGTGATCGTCGATGTCGGCTGCGGCCACGGACGTTCGTTCAAACTGCTCAATGAGCGCTTCCGGCCGGTGCGGATGATCGGCGTCGACATTGACCGGGAGATGCTCGCGAGTGCGCGGGCGGAAGCACATCGCCACGAACTCGCGGTGGAATTCAAGCGAGCCTCAAGCGCCGCGCTGCCGATTCCCGACCAATCGGTCGATCTGCTGTTCTGCCATCAGACGTTTCATCACCTGGTCGATCAACAGAGTGCGCTGCGCGAATTTCATCGCGTGCTCAAGCGTGACGGCGTGCTGTTATTTGCCGAATCGACCCGCCGGTATATCCGTTCGTGGATCATTCGCCTGCTCTTCCGCCATCCGATGGAGGTGCAACGCACCGCGCCGGAATATCTCACGATGCTTCGCGCGGCCGGCTTCACAATTGATGCGCAGGCGATTTCGTATCCTTATTTGTGGTGGAGTCGCGCGGACTTCGCGATCATGGAACGCTGGTTTGGGATAACGCCGCCCGCCGATCGCGAAGAGACCTTAATCGATTTGGTGGCGACTCGCGATTGATAGCTGCGAGGATTCATATTATCCCCTCAGCGAACTGAAGAGGACTCTCATGCGGGTTTTTGTCACCGGCGCGACCGGGTTCATCGGCTCGGCCATCGTGAGCGAACTGATTGGTGCGGGGCACCGAGTTCTCGGCCTTGCCCGCTCGGATGCGGCCGCTGCATCTCTCAAGGCCGTCGGGGCCGAGGTGCATCGTGGCGCTCTCGATGATCCTGATAGCCTGAAGCGTGGAGCAGAGGCATCGGACGGCGTGATCCACGCCGCATTCGTCCACGACTTCTTGTCTGACAACTCAGTCCGCGACTTCTCCTCCCTCTACTTGGCTGCAGCCGAAACGGATCGGCGCGCCATTGAGACGCTGGGCCTAGCGCTCGCCGGTTCCGATCGCCCCCTCGTGGTCACCTCCGGTACCGCGCTTCTGGCGCCCAATCGTCTAGGCACTGAAGACGACGGGCCTGATCCGGCATCGAGCGCGGCGCCCCGCGTCGCCTCGGAGGAAACCACTCTGTCAATGGCGTCGCGTGGCGTGCGCGCCTCCGTCGTGCGCCTTCCCCCGTCGGTCCATGGGGACGGCGATCGCGGCTTTGTCCCAGGCCTGATCAATTTTGCCCGCGAGAAGGCCGTCTCGGGCTATGTGGGTGAGGGATTCAACCGCTGGCCGGCAGTGCATCGATTGGATGCGGCGGTGCTCTATCGGCTGGCGCTGGAGAGCGCGCCAGCTGGTTCGAGGCTTCACGCGGTAGCTGAGGAGGGGGTGGCACTTCGCGACATCGCAATCGCCATCGGCAGGCATTTGAACGTGCCGGTGGTCTCGGTGCCGAGCGCCAGGGCAGGAGACCATTTCGGCTGGCTGACGAACTTCATTGCGATGGACAATCCCACGTCCAGCAGCCTTACCCGGAAGCGCGTGGGATGGCGTCCGGCGCAGCGGGATCTGATCCAAGACCTTGACCAGGGGTCCTATTTCGACAGCCGCAAGTCCTAAAGGCTTCGAGGCCTCCGGACAGCTTCCCGCGTCAGCTTAGACGATGCCCATCAGGCGGCAGCGCCGGGGCGGCCTTTGTCGATCCCGGTCGCGAATTATCCCGAAACGCCTGACCCGTAACTGCGGTCCAGGTCGTAGCGCAAGAGCTCCGGCCCTCGAACATCTCCACGAAGTTGCAACGCGAGGCGCGAACCGGCCGTCACGAATCGCGACCGTCGCCGCGGGTTTCGGACACCGGCCTCAAGCACGCTTCCGGCACGACAATCTCTGATCGTGAAGCGGACCTCATCGCCTGAACAGCTTTTTCAGTTAGATCGGCGCAACGTCAAAGCGGCATGACCGTTGCGCTAAGGCTTCCTTTGCAAAGCTATTGCAAAGGTAATTGTCAAAATGAGAGATTCCGCGATTCGTCTGTTTTTCGCCGTTCTGTTGAGTAGTGGACTCGGTTCATCGATCGCCGCGGCGCAAACGTCTGAAGTAAAAGGCATTTACGCCTATAATTCGATCTATTCGCAGTGGTCAAGAGCCCACGGGACTCAGTGGTTTATCACCTCGTCAGTACTGACCAACAACAATATCGACGGGGTGGCCTTGAAGTTCGCGTGGAACGCGATCGAGACCGCGGACGGCGTTTACGCCTGGGCGCCACTGGATAATATGATCGCGCAGGCGGCCGGCGCCGGCAAAAGCGTCACGATCGACGTGGTCGGAGGCTATCTGGCCCCGAGCTGGCTGTTCGCTCAAAGGGCGCAAGCGTTCAGCTTTGTGTGGTCTCAGCCTTGGGGTCCGAAGATGTGCTCGGTAACAAAGATCCCGGTGCCTTGGGATCCCGTGTTCATCGAGAAATGGACGGCTTTCGTGGAAGCCCTGGGCGCGCGCTACAGCGCCAATGCCACCGTCACTGGCGTCAAAATCTCGGGCTTGAATTCGGTCGACGAAGAGACCTCGGTGCCGTTCGGCGTGAACCAGGCGATCCACAACGGTAAAACGAGCTGCACCGGTTACAATGATGTAGCTAACTGGCAAGCCGCCGGCTACACACGCTTGCAGGTTGAAGCGGCGTGGCGACAGATCGCCGCGGCCTTTCAGAGCGCCTTTCCGACCAAGACCCTGGTGGCGACGATGGACATGGGAGGCTTTCCGCCGATCGACGATAACGGCCTGGTTTTCACCCCAGGTAAGTACGATGCCGGACAGGATAGTCAGGCGACGCTGGATATAATTGCCGATGGGGTAGCAGCTTATGGCGCGCAGTTCGCGTTGCAGAACGATGGACTCGTGGGTTACGGACAGGCGTGGCCGACTGAGACCAGTTATGCGAACCAAATTACGACGGGCTATCAGACGGTCGCGGCGCTGGGCGGCGGCTTGCCCGCGGCGATGAACTTGGCGGCCAACGCCGGGACACATTATCTCGAGCTCTACCCGTCGGACCTCGACAACTCTTCATTGCAGAGCGCAATCGCGAAGAGCCGTGTGGCGCTGATCGCCAACGCGCAATAGGACAACTCCCGAGCGTAGTGGGAATCGCGAAGTGCGACCACTGTGATCGGGAGCATGCGCCATCAATGGGCGAGGAGTGTGGCAATTGCGGCGCTCCTCGCCTTAGCGCGTTTTAGTGTCGGAGCTTGACTTTGATCATCGTCAGAGTCTATCCACAACCACGCAGACAGATCACGGCGTCACAGGCCGTAACGGGAGAGGAACAGGCGCGATGGCATTACTCGAGGGCAAAGTTGTTGTAATCACGGGCGCGGGCCGCGGAATCGGGCGCGAAGAGGCGCTGCAGATGGCCAAGCAGGGCGCGAAGGTCGTCGTCAACGATCTGGGCGGCCATTTCGACGGCACCGGCCAATCGCGTTCGCCCGCCGAGGACGTCGTCAAGGAAATCCGCGCGGGCGGCGGCGAGGCGGTCGCGAACTTCGAGAGCGTCACAGACTTCAAGTCCTCCAAGCGCATCCTCGAATGCGCAATCGACAACTTCGGCAAGCTCAACGTCGTGGTCAACAACGCCGGCATCCTGCGCGACCGCATGATCTTCAACATGAACGAAGATGACTTTGACGCCGTCATCGGCGTTCATCTGAAGGGCACCTTCAACATGGCGCGCCACGCCTGCAACTATTGGCGCGAGCAGCATAAGGCGGGCAATCTGCTCAACGGCCGGCTGATTAACACGAGCTCGGATTCGGGCTTGCTCGGCAATGCCGGACAGGCCAATTACGGTACCGCGAAAGCCGCCGTGGCGACGATGGCGATCATCATGGATCGCGAGATGGCGCGCTACGGCGTCGCGATCAATGCGATCGCGCCGGTCGCCCGCACCCGCCTGACGATCGACGCGACGCCGCAGACCGCGGCGACAATGCCAACGCCCAAGACCGGCGAAGTAGACATGTTCAGCCCGGCCCACGTGGCCCCGCTAGTGGCGTGGCTGGGCAGCGACGACGCCAAAGACTGTCATGGTGAAATCTTTCGCGTCGGGCTCGGCAACGTCTGGCTGATGCGCGGATGGCATAGCGTGGCCAAGATCACCCAGAGCGGGCCACTCAGGTTCTGGGATCCTGCAGAACTCGGCGCGCGTGTCAAAAAGGAACTCGCGACTGGGGTGACCAAGAAAGAGAATCTCGGCGAGGTTCTGTCGGGAAAAGTCTGACTTTGATCGACTGGCGCGCGACTTCAGAATTTTGACGCAGCTCGCAGACTCGCCTGCTCGCTTCGCGCGGCAGCCGCGCTCCGCTAGTGTCTAAGCGGCCGCGTTTTCGTTCAGTTCTGATCATTTGCGCGGCTAACACCGCGCGCAGCGTGATGGCCGAACATCTCATGGTTCGCGAGCTGACTCGGCACGACGCCACCCACGCGGTGCGCATCCGCTCAGCCGGTATCGCACCCTATGCGCGTGACGGCGCGCTGGTTTCGCTCGATACGCGGATGGCGCTGCGCGAGGTCGGGATCGACATCGGCGACGAGGCCACTTCCACTGATTTGAAGCGCCATCCCGAGCTCCTCGAAGAGGCAGATCTCGTGATCGCGATGACGCAAGCACAGGCGCGCGAGCTGCATGAGCGCTTCGCCGTGCCGGCCGGCCTCGAAGTCTATACGCTGCGCGAGTTCGCCGATGAAGCGGGCGATATCGCGGATCCCTTCGAGCAGGGCGACGCGGTCTTCGCCGCCTGCCGCGATGAAATCATGCGGCTCGTGCCGCGCACGATCGATCGGATTCTCGCGTCCGCCTAGTTAATTTCGCGCGATCGTATGGATCTCCGGTGCGCTCGAGGCCGCTTACTCGCCGGTGATGCCCACGTATTGGGGCGTGCCCGAACCGTCGGTGACGATGACATCCCCGAGCACCACGTACCCCGTATAGTTCCATCCGACCGTGTAGGAACAACTCGCGCCGGGCGCGAGACTCGCGCCGCAGGTATTCGCCACCTGGAAGAAAGGTTTGGTTGCTTTGATCGAGGTGATCCCGGCCGTCGTCGTCAACGGGTTGGTGATCGTGACCACCCCACTCTGGCCGTCGTACAGAACGAGGTAACTGGGTGAGAGCGAGACCAGCGCCCCACTACCTCGTACGCTTACCTTCACAGCACTTTTGGCCGTCGTGAAACTGAGCGAGTCCTTCAGCAGGCCGCCGACCACCGGCTGAAAGACGACTGACGCGGAACAGTTTTGGCCGGCGAGGAGTGTGGTCGGGCAATTGTTGGTCGCCGGAAAATCCGCCGTTGCGGTGCCGACGCCGGTCAAGGTCAATGGCCCAGTCCCGATGTTGCTCAGCGTGGCGCTTTCGGCCGGACTCGGCGAACCAACTAATTCCGTCGGGAAACTGAGGCTCGCCGGGCTGACAGACGCGACCGCGCCTTTCCTCGTGCTCGGCACGACGAAGAGCCCCTCCGGTTTGGAAAACATCCCGACACCGGTTCCGGGGGTGGCATACGTACCAAGGATGAGGATGCCGTTGTCGGTTAAGTCAAAAAAACGCATGATCCGATCTGCAGTGTCGGGGATGTAGATGGCGCCGTCAGGATCGACAAATACCGCCGAGCTGCCGTAGGGGTAATACAGATAATTGGGGTTGCCGAGCCCCACATAAACCGGATTCGCCCCGGTGATATTATCAGTGCGGATCACCTCGCTGATGCCGAATTCATCGTCGGTGACGTAGATCCTCGATGCCGCATCGAGTGTGATCGCGAGCAGTTCGTCGTACATCGGGAAGATTGACGAAAGCGTCGTCCAGTTGGTTCCGGTCAAATCGTCAACCCGCACGATGCGGCCATTGATTGTGTCGGCGACGTAAATCTTACCCGCACTATCGCGCGCAACGCCGCTTGGATCGTCAAACTGATTCGTGCCGTTCCCGAGGCTGCCGAACGCCGTGAAGTTGGTCCCGCTAAGGTCGCTCATGAAGACCACGCGGTTGTTGCCGCTGTCGGCGATATAGATGCCGCTGGCATCGACCCATAGCCCCTTTGGACTGGAGAATTGGCCGGTACCCGCGCCGCAGGTCCCATACGAGGTCCAGTTTTTGCCGCTGATGTTGTCCATCCGGACGATGCGGCAATTGGTGCTGTCGGTTACATAGATTTTGCCGGCGGAATCGACTGCGATGCCCCACGGCGCCGAGAACTGATTAATCCCCGATCCAGCCTTGCCCAGGGTGGTCCAACCCGAGCCCAGCATGTCAAGCATCCGGACGATGCGATTATTGCCCGTGTCGGCGACATAGATCGGCTCATATTGCTGGTTGATGTCTATCGTTCCGCTCTGGATCGTTCCGCTGGTCAGATCGAGCGTCGTCGTTAGCGGCGCCAGCGTCTCGATTACCTCGCCAAGCACCGCGGTCGAAGCGCCCTTGATCGTCTGCGAGCCCGAGAAGTTGGCATAAAGCACATAATCATAAGTCGTGGCGCCCCTAGACGTGAACTCCTGGAGGGTGAGACGACCCGTCGTGAAGCTCCCGCTGATGCTCGTAGTACCGTCATTCGATTGCGCCGTCAGGCTGCCGCCAATACAGGTCCACTCTTCGGAGTAGGGGAAATAAATCGGCGAGTAGGCGACCAGCGGGCACGAAATCGTCACCGTGCCGGCGGGACTCCCGAGGGTCGCGCCTGTGATGGTCAACTCGGTCGCGGTCGAGCTGACGCTGCCGCCACTATCGGTATAGGGATATTGTGTCGCCGACGCCGAGGCGGCTGCGGTCAAGATAAGCGCCGCAATCGCGATAATCATCGATTGAGGTTTCATAATGAAAATGCGCGCGTCCTTTAGCTAAATCGGTCCAACGTGGCTTCCGCCAAACTACCTGAGCTTCTTACGAAAGAACAGTACCACAGCATTGTTTTTTTGATACCAGCGAAACCTTTGCACCAGCTCTGCGGCTCTTTGACATCTGCGCGCGAGATGGAAGGATAGGCTCTGAGGTATGCCGATGCAGAATTCAAGCGCGGCGTTACAAGAGCTTCTGGACAAGCAGGCCTGCGTCGAGCTGGTGCAGCGCTACAGCCGGGCGCTGGACTGGCTCGACGACGATGCGCTGAAGACGGTCTTCTGGCCCGACGCCGAGATCGACTTCGGCTTCTTCAAGGGCCGCGGCGATCAGTTCAGCGTCGAAGTGATGAAGGTCGAACACAGCCTCGTGCGCCGCTGGCATATGACGGCGAGTCCGCTGGTGCGCGTCAGCGGTGACGTCGCGGAGGGCGAGTGCTACGGACTCGCCGCCGGAATCGCGATGCGCGACGGGCGCGCGGTGCATGATATTTTTGGCGGGCGCTACCTCGATCGCTTCGCGCGGCGCGGCGGCGAATGGCGGATCGCGCGACGAATCTATGTCGCCGACTGGCAGCGTTCATTTGACGCCGACGCGGCGGCTGAAAACGGTCTGGTGACAGGCTTGAACTGGTCCAATGATTTCAGCCCGGCCCATCCGTGGTTTCGCAAAATCTGAGCGATAATGAATCGTACGAGGCCGTTATGACGTTCGACAATCCGCCTGATAGCGAGATTCATGCGATTCTCGCCAAACCCACCACCGTCGCGGTGGTCGGATGCTCGGATAATCCGGAGCGCGACAGTTTGAATATCGCGATGCTGCTCAAGCGCCGCGGTTTCCGCGTAATTCCGGTGAATCCGCAGCTCGCCCCCGAAGCCCTGCGGGCGGAACTCGGTGAACGATGCT
It includes:
- a CDS encoding class I SAM-dependent methyltransferase; the encoded protein is MSAPGAKRSLQSLDAAARDEGRARLHVAESRFGLWFLGTEIWTRHVLQPALAELDGLIENRRASYPVIVDVGCGHGRSFKLLNERFRPVRMIGVDIDREMLASARAEAHRHELAVEFKRASSAALPIPDQSVDLLFCHQTFHHLVDQQSALREFHRVLKRDGVLLFAESTRRYIRSWIIRLLFRHPMEVQRTAPEYLTMLRAAGFTIDAQAISYPYLWWSRADFAIMERWFGITPPADREETLIDLVATRD
- a CDS encoding NAD(P)/FAD-dependent oxidoreductase — translated: MAIINSGTTAISPSPAGEPCDVLIIGGGPCGSTAAALIAAAGKDVVLLEKEAHPRFHIGESLLPRNLAALERLGMLEEIAGMGVLKPGAEFISDETGRSVEFNFATGLDREYTYSYQVKRADFDQALFANARGKGVRTYEHTAVADVTFGAGGARARVSARNSNGMQLFSPKLVLDASGRDAFLATKFRLLEADKRNSTAAVFAHFRMVEPRGGRLAGSISIHLASDGWFWVIPLPGGIMSVGFVGDQAAFKTRRGTMGDFFFEKLRNSRMVGPRMRRAELVSEVTATGNYSYCARSACGEGYFLMGDAFAFVDPVFSTGVLLAMTAGESGAAVALRWLDNPRAGLALARKAERRMRQALNKISWLIYRINHPVLRDMFMAPSNRFRMRAGLVSILAGNLQPSWRYSPPLLAFKAAFFALSLAYRFGFRLPVPTAPEMNPE
- a CDS encoding SDR family oxidoreductase gives rise to the protein MRVFVTGATGFIGSAIVSELIGAGHRVLGLARSDAAAASLKAVGAEVHRGALDDPDSLKRGAEASDGVIHAAFVHDFLSDNSVRDFSSLYLAAAETDRRAIETLGLALAGSDRPLVVTSGTALLAPNRLGTEDDGPDPASSAAPRVASEETTLSMASRGVRASVVRLPPSVHGDGDRGFVPGLINFAREKAVSGYVGEGFNRWPAVHRLDAAVLYRLALESAPAGSRLHAVAEEGVALRDIAIAIGRHLNVPVVSVPSARAGDHFGWLTNFIAMDNPTSSSLTRKRVGWRPAQRDLIQDLDQGSYFDSRKS
- a CDS encoding beta-galactosidase, coding for MRDSAIRLFFAVLLSSGLGSSIAAAQTSEVKGIYAYNSIYSQWSRAHGTQWFITSSVLTNNNIDGVALKFAWNAIETADGVYAWAPLDNMIAQAAGAGKSVTIDVVGGYLAPSWLFAQRAQAFSFVWSQPWGPKMCSVTKIPVPWDPVFIEKWTAFVEALGARYSANATVTGVKISGLNSVDEETSVPFGVNQAIHNGKTSCTGYNDVANWQAAGYTRLQVEAAWRQIAAAFQSAFPTKTLVATMDMGGFPPIDDNGLVFTPGKYDAGQDSQATLDIIADGVAAYGAQFALQNDGLVGYGQAWPTETSYANQITTGYQTVAALGGGLPAAMNLAANAGTHYLELYPSDLDNSSLQSAIAKSRVALIANAQ
- a CDS encoding lysophospholipid acyltransferase family protein, which codes for MLSRGFYLWRLCWTAIAFALLGLGGFVLAIAVIPLATLSIRDEQARSRRAQAVIRASLRLYLAILRALGVLKLETVGGEKLSACRGSLIVANHPTLIDIVLLMAMVPEAKCIVKPELFRNPLLREAVRAAGYIRNDDEPEVLIEKCREILVAGSNLIVFPEGTRSVPGQSIHFQRGFAHIATLTGATLLPVTITCEPVTLIKGEPFYKIPRSRPNFRLEVAEEIDPGRFLGTQSRARSARSLVAYLQADYCARLVSGARLNHG
- a CDS encoding acyl carrier protein, translating into MVSKDEIAALLSKYLQELFDLPPEKLTLDARLAEDLDLDSIDAVDIMVKLQEYTGRKISSSEFKTARTIGDVVDRIYAQVNHGARP
- a CDS encoding phosphopantetheine-binding protein encodes the protein MADLEHELKELIVSALDLEDLSPDDIDSDEPLFVTGLGLDSIDGLELGVAIRRKYGLKVQGSKEQIRAIFQTVRTIAQYLADQESH
- a CDS encoding choice-of-anchor D domain-containing protein; protein product: MKPQSMIIAIAALILTAAASASATQYPYTDSGGSVSSTATELTITGATLGSPAGTVTISCPLVAYSPIYFPYSEEWTCIGGSLTAQSNDGTTSISGSFTTGRLTLQEFTSRGATTYDYVLYANFSGSQTIKGASTAVLGEVIETLAPLTTTLDLTSGTIQSGTIDINQQYEPIYVADTGNNRIVRMLDMLGSGWTTLGKAGSGINQFSAPWGIAVDSAGKIYVTDSTNCRIVRMDNISGKNWTSYGTCGAGTGQFSSPKGLWVDASGIYIADSGNNRVVFMSDLSGTNFTAFGSLGNGTNQFDDPSGVARDSAGKIYVADTINGRIVRVDDLTGTNWTTLSSIFPMYDELLAITLDAASRIYVTDDEFGISEVIRTDNITGANPVYVGLGNPNYLYYPYGSSAVFVDPDGAIYIPDTADRIMRFFDLTDNGILILGTYATPGTGVGMFSKPEGLFVVPSTRKGAVASVSPASLSFPTELVGSPSPAESATLSNIGTGPLTLTGVGTATADFPATNNCPTTLLAGQNCSASVVFQPVVGGLLKDSLSFTTAKSAVKVSVRGSGALVSLSPSYLVLYDGQSGVVTITNPLTTTAGITSIKATKPFFQVANTCGASLAPGASCSYTVGWNYTGYVVLGDVIVTDGSGTPQYVGITGE
- a CDS encoding beta-ketoacyl synthase chain length factor, translating into MLSVLEDAEAAAEVAVMTVAAVKAFPATRFRVADWMAYALGLETREAWRAWARGLGNPEPDNARTAATLPPMLRRRISKVGQMAFRASYALSEQRTARLVFCSRHGELDRTLRVLRSLIASEQMSPTDFTLSVHNALAGLLSIIWGNTAGHTAIAAGADSFAYGLMEAVASLQAESGAPVMLVYFDDLVPPPYDEIADSVDNCLALALLLEPPRDDGDDLMFAFESHASAPVQLSASAQALDFLSFMLSGERERSFVGERAQWRWRRCA
- a CDS encoding nuclear transport factor 2 family protein, with amino-acid sequence MQNSSAALQELLDKQACVELVQRYSRALDWLDDDALKTVFWPDAEIDFGFFKGRGDQFSVEVMKVEHSLVRRWHMTASPLVRVSGDVAEGECYGLAAGIAMRDGRAVHDIFGGRYLDRFARRGGEWRIARRIYVADWQRSFDADAAAENGLVTGLNWSNDFSPAHPWFRKI
- a CDS encoding SDR family oxidoreductase, whose protein sequence is MALLEGKVVVITGAGRGIGREEALQMAKQGAKVVVNDLGGHFDGTGQSRSPAEDVVKEIRAGGGEAVANFESVTDFKSSKRILECAIDNFGKLNVVVNNAGILRDRMIFNMNEDDFDAVIGVHLKGTFNMARHACNYWREQHKAGNLLNGRLINTSSDSGLLGNAGQANYGTAKAAVATMAIIMDREMARYGVAINAIAPVARTRLTIDATPQTAATMPTPKTGEVDMFSPAHVAPLVAWLGSDDAKDCHGEIFRVGLGNVWLMRGWHSVAKITQSGPLRFWDPAELGARVKKELATGVTKKENLGEVLSGKV